One Aethina tumida isolate Nest 87 chromosome 5, icAetTumi1.1, whole genome shotgun sequence genomic window carries:
- the LOC109604715 gene encoding protein sneaky — protein MPKKVAYVRRKYRHIAKVCPPLYMLFCSQRNEYRFFKTIAGFIYGFFMGICIYFLIIVDLDFTEDAAFYVTFLLSLMLGFGCALSTQIRCIVLLTFPNFGGKVGRGVLKAVVIAVIIAGPLQNITVNGKEVVRVFSCTASLTYNLTKTRIKLMFEPFAEGIKQMRTDVKEVKDTIRSIKDVASPIIGEVEDESEIKKLKEENDYLDELHNDTKRSELTDQQVQNGSSLTKGETIEANRYRMNYMEKIAARCENQFTKITTKCYKVFSKGYDACYDTVTWLAAWILCWPMKLNFICNIGDVLGGVGKCDPSKELDPGFGEGYTYLKNSGQEFSKNFKEVRLQFKIEKLPVIKELRDAKNTAKAVLHKVTVRKEIFDAVMNIMKRLLAFLFLRIIIKCQQYHDKYLRRIEFDNCYITKYFRKIDARRKTQGKATLLPLKKIEGRRIIDPMSWRPLKHERQKLLKASIILLLEMITATVLVLLDRLFYEALDIVKRHAKITYTQTGKHDIHLEVVGTGLVASLLRSVIKGFNVKKRIHIEATNEVCLPTPSLLLNYFLFKIYGIYFVIWLLMVAQAYIKRFRRVICGYFYRKREKRRVLHLYNETLRRRIGFFRFMRKKVKKLAREQRLKNNLNVCHILRIKYPNQCCILKIFSYARRRCLICEEIEGIFVSDFTECPTEKCRMIYCRECWVDLGQVCYNCNLDALDTSSEDESLDDGFGDDNAGGREDDD, from the exons ATGCCTAAGAAGGTTGCATATGTGCGGCGCAAATATCGCCACATCGCAAAAGTATGTCCTCCCTTGTACATGCTGTTTTGCAGCCAAAGAAACGAATACCGTTTCTTCAAAACTATCGCCGGTTTCATCTACGGCTTCTTCATGGGAATCTGCATCTATTTTCTCATCATAGTGGACTTGGATTTCACTGAAGACGCAGCCTTCTACGTTACCTTCCTGTTGTCGTTAATGCTTGGATTTGGATGCGCGTTGTCGACGCAAATCCGTTGCATCGTGTTGTTAACGTTTCCCAACTTCGGAGGTAAGGTCGGAAGGGGAGTATTGAAGGCGGTGGTCATAGCTGTTATTATTGCGGGACCCTTGCAAAATATCACGGTCAACGGCAAAGAAGTCGTGAGAGTTTTTTCCTGTACCGCCTCTCTGACTTACAATCTCACCAAAACTAGAATCAAGCTTATGTTTGAACCGTTTGCCGAGGGTATCAAACAGATGAGAACTGACGTGAAAGAAGTGAAGGATACGATTAGATCGATAAAAGATGTAGCAAGTCCTATTATTGGTGAGGTTGAAGATGAATCGGAGATCAAAAAGTTGAAGGAGGAAAACGATTATTTGGACGAATTACACAATGACACCAAACGGTCTGAATTGACAGATCAGCAAGTCCAAAATGGGTCGTCTCTCACCAAAGGTGAGACTATCGAAGCCAACAGATATCGTATGAATTACATGGAGAAAATAGCTGCTAGATGTGAGAACCAGTTTACTAAAATTACCACGAAATGTTACAAGGTTTTTTCAaaag gaTATGATGCTTGTTACGATACGGTAACATGGCTTGCTGCATGGATTTTATGCTGGCCGATGAAACTGAACTTTATCTGTAACATCGGCGATGTTCTCGGAGGAGTGGGTAAATGTGACCCGTCTAAAGAATTGGATCCTGGCTTTGGTGAAGGTTATACTTATCTGAAAAACTCCGGCCAGGAATTtagcaaaaattttaaagaggtGAGACTTCAGTTCAAGATTGAAAAGTTGCCTGTGATCAAAGAATTGCGCGACGCCAAGAACACGGCCAAAGCAGTCTTGCACAAAGTTACAGTGAGAAAGGAAATATTTGATGCTGTCATGAATATTATGAAACGGCTCCTTGCTTTCCTGTTTCTTAGGATAATAATCAAATGTCAGCAGTACCACGATAAATATCTGAGACGGATAGAATTCGACAACTGCTACATTACGAAATACTTCAGGAAAATCGACGCCAGAAGGAAAACCCAAGGCAAAGCGACTTTGCTACCGCTTAAAAAAATCGAAGGCAGACGAATAATCGACCCCATGAGCTGGCGACCTCTAAAACATGAACGCCAAAAACTTTTGAAGGCATCAATCATATTGCTTTTGGAGATGATTACAGCGACTGTTCTTGTTTTGTTGGATCGATTATTTTACGAGGCGTTGGACATAGTAAAGAGACATGCCAAAATCACTTACACACAAACTGGTAAGCACGACATACATCTAGAAGTCGTAGGCACCGGACTGGTTGCTTCTTTGTTGAGGTCCGTTATCAAAGGTTTCAATGTTAAGAAACGCATACACATTGAGGCAACTAACGAGGTTTGTTTGCCCACGCCCAGTTTACtgctgaattattttttgtttaaaatctacggcatttattttgtcatttgGTTGCTGATGGTAGCTCAGGCTTACATTAAAAGATTCAGGAGGGTGATTTGTGGTTACTTCTACAGAAAGAGGGAGAAAAGGAGGGTGCTCCATCTGTACAATGAGACATTGAGGAGGAGAATTGGTTTTTTCAG ATTCATGAGAAAGAAGGTGAAAAAACTGGCACGTGAACAGAGGTTGAAGAACAATTTAAACGTGTGTCACATCTTGAGGATCAAGTATCCGAATCAGTGCTgcatacttaaaatattttcgtatGCACGTAGGAGATGTTTGATTTGCGAAGAAATTGAAGGAATATTTGTTAGCGATTTTACGGAATGTCCAACGGAAAAATGTCGCATGATATATTGTCGGGAGTGTTGGGTCGATTTGGGACAGGTATGTTACAATTGTAATTTGGATGCTTTGGACACTTCAAGCGAAGACGAAAGCCTGGATGATGGTTTCGGAGATGACAATGCGGGTGGCAGAGAGGATGATGACTAA
- the LOC109604717 gene encoding uncharacterized protein LOC109604717, translated as MYNSLVLFVFGLLLIGASGQDQQPEQSALTKFFYDRCQKYSRDASVYDRLKADVGDFKKYAKYTATYLPNQVGHFCKLEQGHLRGRMKAITTTMTKCLPAEEHFLGDFVYQSFRGFLHFLCDNEAENVHSFFSSQGSDCRSNINTEEITQCFGKIFAPVDGRIQKKELCDNLNVAQKCYSQSLDRHCPNFRAFQKLNQDLFNYIERPCSTSGSKTVLPAVQGIFFALIFCLIRFTY; from the exons atgtataatagcCTAGTGCTGTTTGTTTTTGGTTTGTTATTAATAG GCGCGTCCGGCCAAGATCAACAGCCCGAACAGAGTGCCCTGACGAAGTTTTTCTACGACCGGTGCCAAAAGTACAGTCGTGATGCGTCAGTCTATGATCGACTAAAG GCTGACGTGggggattttaaaaaatatgccaAATACACGGCCACTTATCTACCGAACCAAGTGGGACACTTCTGCAAACTGGAGCAGGGTCATCTCAGAGGCAGGATGAAAGCTATAACCACCACCATGACCAAGTGTTTGCCAGCTGAGGAACATTTTTTGGGTGACTTCGTCTATCAGAGCTTCAGGGGATTCCTCCATTTCTTGTGCGACAATGAAGCCGAAAACGTCCATA GTTTCTTCAGCAGTCAAGGCAGTGATTGCCGTAGCAACATAAACACCGAGGAAATTACCCAATGCTTCGGAAAGATTTTCGCCCCTGTTGACGGTCGTATACAAAAGAAAGAACTATGCGA TAACCTCAATGTGGCGCAGAAGTGTTATTCACAAAGTTTGGACCGCCACTGTCCGAATTTCAGGGCATTCCAAAAACTCAACCAGGATCTGTTCAATTACATTGAAAGACCATGCTCAACTTCTGGATCAAAAACGGTTTTACCAGCGGTGCAAGGAATTTTCTTCGCACTGATTTTCTGTCTAATTAGATTTACTTATTAA
- the LOC109607099 gene encoding rapamycin-insensitive companion of mTOR, translated as MAVNRCRLANLRTGRLRQSKFKAPEVLVDLSQDPHDVVKEILGSLSKSDTSDSHLVNYLNTFVKVTLKIEGKFENYGYSVKEILHCLRLTLLNTSTKVRAGSLRCIRHILKNEEDVKCLNELLIPYLITRSLDLIYKQDVERLEAMKLMRKILILAPMQFHVSMARSIVALANEGSESKDRLLRICLATLSELGVLNAQLFIACGGVAAITRNLLECQTPMIAESLCGVLLLMLDRPETRESARVDLHTLAAPFCDFHYKQGLKEKNRKKEMAVRELRLNCSRLALLTVLRSWPGILHFCGPRDQTGFRAVVEVLYLNQLEIRKAVLDLLYELLGLPQPEWSDELSVALGAVDPCEPQANWRLSDGFVAAEGQSVLPHLSKTTPSLTEMHLSLLLYCFLENGLMEALSEVIATSDTFISVRATVLLGELLRLSHILLPPDCCNLSPSLPLLLNYAVSSVPQAIGAVTALEQLHKLMKRRPASYSLHLDFILKSRTAPVVLHRPGRSSSKQKLTSGFKSKIHQLQYVLRDNVDAVKESGVLLSTDPFTWTWEVIGIMLRGENNFKLDLLDSTHKNFIRRLVEFFMPSKNKYSHLDLGCSQQSTQYTQTGVELINFLIDMDETEGRNWLEELFRDILNNIEAITRSKNVHDCLFSPQHMLNTQCQSYFLFIGRFTATKVGVEILKSMNMFEKLEHLATTTNFDCYVKLIVSCLDYSAHTPSRKILRSILTCQQINSRLYATQFLLVLLRAGAYDFPSWGIELLVHQLKDTNKEVNATALSTLHEACELPECLEALIKLNPDLDIQKEKDMLLAIRFLSTKTGLAQMIKDNKVLPLLKRWDEDFCYRYVKLTEGCIADALTLRRYDIRSGTVKTISQKNVFLPPHLYGQLNQQKDGLQILLEHGNCKTIIKTVIEGECGTTRQILNLKAAIWSVGHLSTSNAGLVELNSKGVIDAVLDLAQSAQVYSIRAIAFYSLGLVATTKMGADLLFKKGWVCTRHHRHDFWPIIEDEIESIRKTKMRRHHDTSVSEEGSVSIDNPFTYDFESIDEDIGEDSFSIDSPEIRRSSSVMKQSTLPAGRRPPCIYHKRSYSESKTFEMNGYSEDKIKSPADRPDRRFRNHSVTESSTSGISSYESLQGFKNAGNAGEHTHTLSPIPSSSSLSTLQFANVTQRSHRTSESSHRMSSQSDTNSELSSYSNYTPSNRLTYQDLVGYTTLRYLRTSPTIGDDFDGYARSNSLNFSLHNNPSLLEDFKMMDTHCKSVFSVQKFPLNSSHSKHEDKIYMGVTLPQMLVVLFPDTSFNSILSVPTTNSQLEDVSLALNDDSSLQSTQSSKYYNNLMSHTVETCFRCSIKGTVPTSLADVPDSFEVLRNIERLANPIWNKHVRQYLLQYRHKDLPILKNVCVYSEVCKMMSETSYRVAPRRILHELFLSLDHKELLTECQRVVNEKKNKKTCDVVDGVSSSSSNPPTSLPINNSTVARLSHIPTSPTLESLNFIYKENKFPIREKK; from the exons ATGGCAGTGAACAGGTGCCGATTAGCCAACCTCCGCACTGGACGGCTCAGgcaaa GCAAGTTCAAGGCTCCAGAAGTGTTGGTTGATCTCAGTCAAG ATCCCCATGACGTGGTCAAAGAAATATTGGGTAGTTTAAGTAAATCGGACACCTCAGACAGTCATCTGGTGAACTATCTGAACACATTTGTAAAGGTAACTTTAAAGATAGAAGGTAAGTTTGAGAATTATGGCTACAGTGTCAAGGAGATTCTCCACTG CTTGAGACTAACACTGCTCAACACATCAACCAAAGTCCGGGCTGGAAGTCTGAGGTGCATTAGGCacatattgaaaaatgaaGAAGATGTAAAATGTCTGAATGAATTGCTAATACCTTATTTAATAACCAG ATCCCTTGACCTGATCTATAAACAAGATGTGGAACGGCTGGAGGCAATGAAATTGATGCGCAAGATCCTGATCCTAGCGCCCATGCAGTTCCACGTGTCGATGGCTCGGAGCATCGTTGCCCTGGCCAATGAGGGTAGCGAGAGCAAAGATCGGCTGCTGCGGATCTGTCTCGCAACGCTCTCGGAACTCG GTGTCCTGAACGCACAATTGTTCATTGCGTGCGGAGGAGTGGCAGCTATAACCCGGAACCTCCTCGAATGTCAGACGCCGATGATTGCCGAATCGCTGTGCGGCGTTCTGTTGCTGATGTTGGATAGGCCGGAGACGAGGGAGTCGGCTCGTGTGGACCTGCACACATTGGCCGCCCCCTTCTGCGACTTCCACTACAAGCAAGGACTTAAGGAGAAGAATCGCAAGaaagaaat GGCTGTACGAGAATTGAGGTTGAACTGCAGCAGATTGGCGTTGCTGACGGTGCTGCGGAGTTGGCCTGGAATCCTCCACTTTTGCGGTCCAAGAGATCAGACGGGGTTCAGGGCAGTTGTGGAAGTTCTCTATTTGAATCAACTGGAAATTCGG AAAGCTGTCTTGGACCTTCTCTACGAGCTACTTGGCCTTCCGCAACCCGAATGGAGTGACGAGTTGTCTGTCGCCCTGGGGGCGGTGGATCCTTGCGAGCCGCAGGCAAATTGGCGACTGAGTGATGGTTTCGTGGCGGCGGAAGGACAATCCGTTCTGCCGCACCTGTCCAAAACCACGCCCAGTCTAACTGAAATGCACTTGTCCCTGTTACTGTACTGTTTTCTCGAAAACGGGCTCATGGAAGCGTTGTCGGAGGTGATTGCCACCAGTGACACCTTTATCAGCGTCCGTGCCACGGTGCTTTTGGGAGAATTGTTAAGGCTGAGTCACATTTTACTGCCGCCCGACTGCTGCAATTTGTCGCCGTCGTTGCCATTACTGCTGAATTACGCAGTCAGCAGCGTTCCTCAGGCGATTGGTGCAGTCACCGCCCTCGAGCAGCTACATAAGCTTATGAAAAGACGACCCGCTTCCTACAGTCTACATTTGGATTTCATTCTAAAGAGCCGCACTGCTCCGGTCGTTCTTCATAGGCCCGGACGTTCCAGTTCAAAGCAGAAATTAACCAGTGGATTCAAATCTAAAATCCATCAG TTACAGTATGTGTTACGTGACAACGTGGATGCGGTAAAAGAGTCTGGCGTACTGCTGAGTACCGACCCGTTCACATGGACTTGGGAGGTGATAGGCATAATGCTACGCGGCGAAAACAACTTTAAGTTGGATCTGCTCGACTCCACACACAAGAATTTTATCCGGCGACTGGTGGAGTTCTTCATGCCATCCAAGAACAAGTACTCGCATTTGGATTTGGGTTGTTCGCAGCAAAGCACGCAGTACACACAAACCGGTGTGGAGTTGATTAATTTCTTGATCGATATGGACGAGACCGAAGGTAGAAATTGGTTGGAGGAGTTGTTCAGGGATATTCTGAATAACATAGAGGCGATCACAAGGAGCAAAAATGTGCACGACTGTTTGTTCAGTCCGCAGCACATGCTCAATACACAGTGCCAAAGCTATTTTCTGTTCATCGGCAGGTTTACCGCCACCAAAGTCGGTGTCGAGATACTCAAATCCATGAACATGTTCGAAAA ACTGGAACACTTAGCGACGACGACCAATTTCGACTGTTACGTAAAACTTATCGTCTCCTGCTTGGATTACTCCGCCCACACTCCATCTCGCAAGATCCTTCGCTCAATTCTGACATGCCAACAGATTAACTCCCGTCTCTACGCCACGCAGTTTCTGTTAGTGTTACTGCGTGCCGGCGCCTACGACTTCCCATCCTGGGGCATTGAATTGCTGGTTCACCAACTGAAGGACACCAACAAGGAAGTGAACGCCACCGCCCTCAGTACTTTGCACGAGGCTTGCGAATTGCCTGAATGTTTGGAGGCCTTGATTAAGTTAAATCCCGATTTGGATATCCAGAAGGAGAAAGACATGTTGTTGGCCATTAGATTCCTGTCCACCAAAACCGGATTAGCACAAATGATCAAAGACAACAAGGTGCTGCCTTTACTCAAACGTTGGGACGAAGATTTCTGTTACAGATATGTGAAATTAACGGAGGGATGCATAGCGGATGCTTTAACGTTACGTAGGTACGACATAAGATCCGGTACTGTGAAGACGATCAGCCAGAAGAATGTATTCCTACCACCGCATCTCTATGGGCAGCTCAATCAGCAGAAGGACGGACTGCAGATACTTTTAGAGCACGGAAATTGTAAAACTATTATCAAGACTGTGATTGAGGGCGAATGCGGTACCACACGCCAAATCCTCAACTTAAAGGCGGCTATTTGGTCGGTTGGCCATTTGTCTACCTCAAATGCCGGCCTTGTCGAACTCAATTCTAAGGGCGTCATAGATGCCGTTTTGGATTTGGCGCAGAGCGCCCAAGTTTATTCAATACGGGCCATAGCTTTTTACTCTTTGGGCCTCGTTGCCACCACCAAAATGGGGGCGGACCTCCTCTTTAAAAAAG GTTGGGTGTGTACCAGACATCACAGGCATGACTTCTGGCCAATAATCGAGGATGAGATCGAGAGCATAAGGAAGACCAAAATGAGAAGACACCATGACACGTCCGTATCGGAAGAGGGAAGCGTATCTATAGACAACCCCTTCACGTACGATTTCGAGAGCATCGATGAAGACATTGGCGAAGACTCGTTTTCAATCGATTCGCCAG AGATAAGGCGTAGCAGTAGCGTGATGAAGCAATCCACGTTGCCGGCCGGACGGCGACCTCCTTGTATATACCACAAGAGGTCATACTCCGAATCCAAGACTTTCGAAATGAACGGATACTCGGAGGACAAAATAAAATCGCCTGCTGACAGACCTGACAGGCGTTTTAGAAACCATTCGGTCACGGAATCCTCAACGTCCGGCATCAGTTCTTACGAATCCTTGCAAGGATTCAAAAATGCCGGAAACGCtgg AGAGCACACACATACTCTAAGTCCTATTCCTAGTTCGTCGAGTCTGAGCACGTTACAATTCGCCAATGTGACTCAGAGGAGTCACAGAACCTCTGAAAGTTCACACAGAATGTCCTCTCAAA GTGACACAAACTCGGAATTATCATCTTACTCCAACTACACACCATCTAACAGGCTGACTTACCAAGATTTAGTGGGTTACACAACTTTAAGGTACTTAAGAACATCGCCTACAATCGGAGATGATTTTGACGGATATGCTCGATCTAACAGCCTTAACTTTAGCCT ACACAACAACCCAAGCCTATTGGAAGACTTTAAAATGATGGACACGCATTGCAAGTCGGTATTCAGCGTGCAGAAGTTCCCGTTGAACTCTTCTCACAGTAAACACGAGGACAAGATCTACATGGGCGTAACTTTACCCCAAATGCTCGTTGTTTTATTCCCCGATACTTCATTTAACAGTATTTTGTCCGTACCAACTACTAATTCACAATTGGAGGACGTGAGCTTGGCACTGAACGATGACAGTAGCCTGCAAAGCACGCAGagcagtaaatattataacaatttgatGTCACACACGGTGGAGACGTGCTTCCGGTGCAGCATCAAAGGGACCGTTCCCACTAGTCTTGCCGATGTTCCAG attcgtttGAAGTGTTACGAAATATAGAAAGATTGGCGAATCCAATCTGGAACAAACACGTGCGGCAGTATTTGCTCCAGTACAGACATAAAGACCTGCCGATCCTGAAGAATGTTTGTGTATATTCGGAAGTCTGTAAAATGATGTCGGAAACGTCGTATAGGGTGGCACCCAGAAGGATACTTCATGAATTGTTCTTGTCTTTAGATCATAAGGAATTATTGACGGAGTGCCAGAGAGTCGtcaatgaaaagaaaaataaaaagacgtGTGATGTGGTAGATGGAGTTAGTTCGTCTAGTAGTAACCCGCCGACAAGTTTGCCGATAAATAATAGTACAGTTGCTAGGCTGTCACACATACCCACTTCTCCCACATTGGAATCCTTGAACTTCATTTATAAAGAGAACAAGTTTCCGATACGGGAGAAAAAATGA